Below is a genomic region from Pyrococcus kukulkanii.
AGGGCTTTTGTCTCGTCTATTTAATTTATTGAAGATTAATTTACGGGCATTAAAGTTCTTATATGTGCATTGGTGCATGTAAAATTCGATATTCTATAGCTTCTTTTGCCAAAATGTTTGCTCCACTTAGTATTTTCCACTGAAATGAATTTTATCTCCGAGAACTCAATGAACAAAAGGATTTCCACCCTTATTTACCGAAAGTTTTATATAGCCCATTGCCCAAAAATGTATCGCCAATCGACTAAATTGAGGTGATGAACATGGTTGAGCAAGACCCTTATGAGATTGTTATTAAGCAACTTGAGAGGGCTGCTCAGTATATGGAGATAAGTGAGGAGGCCCTTGAGTTCTTGAAGAGGCCCCAGAGGATTGTTGAGGTCTCAATTCCAGTAGAGATGGATGATGGTACTGTCAAAGTATTCACAGGATTTAGAGTCCAGCACAACTGGGCTAGAGGTCCAACCAAGGGCGGAATCAGGTGGCACCCAGAGGAGACCCTCAGTACAGTTAAGGCTCTCGCTGCTTGGATGACTTGGAAGACTGCTGTTATGGACCTCCCATACGGTGGAGGTAAGGGTGGAATTATAGTTGATCCCAAGAAGCTTTCAGACAGGGAGAAGGAGAGACTCGCTAGAGGATACATAAGGGCAATTTACGATGTTATAAGCCCATACGAGGACATTCCAGCTCCTGACGTTTACACCAACCCACAGATCATGGCATGGATGATGGACGAGTACGAGACCATAAGCAGGAGGAAGACTCCCGCATTCGGTATCATAACAGGAAAGCCACTCAGCATTGGAGGTTCACTTGGTAGAATTGAGGCTACAGCAAGAGGTGCCTCATATACCATAAGAGAGGCTGCAAAGGTTCTCGGTTGGGATGACCTTAAGGGCAAGACCATCGCAATCCAGGGTTACGGTAACGCCGGTTACTACTTGGCCAAGATAATGAGCGAAGACTTTGGAATGAAGGTTGTCGCTGTTAGCGACAGCAAGGGTGGAATCTATAATCCAGATGGCCTCAACGCTGACGAAGTTCTCAAGTGGAAGAAGGAGCACGGTAGTGTTAAGGACTTCCCAGGAGCGACCAACATAACCAACGAGGAGCTCCTCGAGCTTGAGGTTGACGTCCTTGCACCAGCTGCAATTGAGGAGGTCATTACCAAGAAGAACGCCGACAACATAAAGGCCAAGATCGTCGCTGAGGTTGCAAACGGTCCAGTTACACCAGAGGCTGACGAAATACTCTTCGAAAAGGGAATCCTTCAGATCCCAGACTTCCTCTGTAACGCAGGTGGAGTTACAGTCAGTTACTTCGAGTGGGTTCAGAACATAACTGGCTACTACTGGACAATAGAGGAAGTCAGGGAGAAGCTTGACAAGAAGATGACCAAGGCATTCTACGATGTCTACAACACTGCAAAAGAGAAGAACATCCACATGAGAGACGCAGCCTACGTCGTTGCAGTCCAGAGAGTCTACCAAGCAATGCTTGACCGTGGTTGGGTTAAGCACTGAGGTCTCTTTCTTTCGATTTTCTAATTAATTCTTGGATTTCTGATAGCTTTCTCAGACTAATTCTGCAATTATCGCAAACCTTAAAACCAATACTTTATATATTTTGGTTCTGAATTTATACTAAGGTGGTTCGAAAAATGATAGATGAGAGAGATAAGATTATACTTGATATACTGGTGAAGGATGCAAGGACACCATTTACGGAGATAGCCAAAAGACTGGGCATCAGTGAGACAGCCGTGAGGAAGAGGGTTAAAGCACTGGAAGAGAAGGGGATCATAGAGGGATATACAATAAGGCTTAACCCAAAGAAACTTGGGTACTCCCTAGTGACGATCACTGGGGTTGATACTAGGCCTGAGAAGCTTTTTGAAGTTGCAGAAAAGCTAAAGGAATTTGACTTTGTTAGAGAACTTTATCTATCTAGTGGTGATCACATGATAATGGCAATTATATGGGCAAGAGACGGAGAGGATCTTGCAGATATAATCTCGAACAAGATAGGGAAGATTGATGGAGTAACAAAAGTTTGTCCAGCAATAATCCTGGAGAGGCTGAAGTAGGCTCGGTTGCGAGGGTAGTCATCATCCATCAGCTAGCGAAATTTTCCTCATTGCCTTTTACATTTTCAATAGTTAAACCTTAAAAGCGCATGGGTTAGCTTATTCTGGAGGTGGGTTATAATGGTGGTATACGAGCTTAACGGAAAGAAGCCTAAAATTCATCCTACAGCCTTCGTCGATGAAAATGCCGTTGTAATAGGTGATGTCGTCCTTGAAGAGAAGACAAGTGTTTGGCCATCAGCCGTTCTGAGAGGGGATATAGAGCAGATATACATTGGGAAGTACTCAAACGTTCAGGACAACGTTAGTATTCACACTTCTCACGGTTTACCAACTGAAATCGGTGAATACGTTACAATAGGTCATAATGCTGTTGTTCATGGTGCCAAGGTTGGTAACTATGTTATAATAGGGATGGGGGCAGTAATTCTAGATGGAGCAAAGATCGGAGATCATGTGATAATTGGTGCTGGGGCACTTGTACCTCCAAATAAAGAGATTCCAGACTACAGCCTTGTTATAGGAATCCCTGGGAAAGTAGTTAGGCAGTTGACCGAAGAAGAGATTGAGTGGACAAAGAAGAATGCGGAAATTTATATGGAGCTTGCCGAGAAACATATGAGGGGGAGAAAAAGGACATGATTTACAGAATATTATCCCATGTTCCTCACATACTTTTTAAACCGGCGTATGATCTTTATGAAAAGTATCTGCTTGAAAAAGTTAAAAGTGGAAATTTGCCAAAGCACGTAGCTATTATTATGGACGGAAATAGAAGATGGGCAAGGAAACATGAGAAGCCACCTTGGTACGGGCATTTTTTCGGCTCTAAAAAGCTTGAGGAAATAGTAGAATGGTGCCACGAGCTTGGCATAAGAATTCTGACAGTCTATGCTTTCTCAACTGAAAACTTTAAGCGGTCAAAAGAAGAAGTTAATAAGCTAATGCAACTCTTTGAGGAAAAGTTCAGGGAGCTTGTTAGGGATAAGAGAGTTCATGAATATGGGATAAGGGTTAATGTTATTGGTAGGAAGGAGCTCTTGCCAAAGAACGTTAGAGAGGCTGCTGAGGAAGCAGAGAGAGTGACAAGAAAATACAATAATTACGTTCTTAATATAGCCCTCGCCTATGGAGGGAGAAGTGAAATCGTTGATGCTGTTAAGGAGATTGTAAAAGATGTAATGGATGGAAAGTTGGATATCCAAGATATAGACGAAGAGTTGCTCAAAAAATACCTTTATGTTCCTAATATACCAGATCCGGATATAGTGATAAGAACTGGAGGCGAAGTCAGAATAAGCAATTTCCTTTTGTATCAAATAGCTTATAGTGAGCTATTTTTTGTTGACGTGTACTTCCCTGAGTTCAGGAAGATAGACTTCTTAAGAATAATCCGAGAATATCAAAAAAGGGAAAGGAGATTTGGTCGCTAACAGTCATTTTTTTCTTTGCAACCTCCACAAAATTCTGGGAAGAGCTCTTCTAGGAACTGTCTTACCCTTTCTTTTGACAGTTTAAACTGTCTGATCTTTATGATTCCCTTCTCTTGGGCCTCCTTTAGGAGCATTTCTGTGACTTTATTTGGATACATCTCTTCATATACTATCTCCTTTATTCCCGCGTTTATAAGGAGCTTAAAGCAGGTGTCGCAAGGAAAATGAGTTACGTATAATGTTGCCCCCTCAAGGCTTATCCCCTTTCTTGCGGCCATTGCTATTACGTTTTGTTCAGCATGAACTGCCCTGTGACAGTGACCATCAACTAAAATACATCCTACATCTACGCAATGATCCATATTCCTTGGAGCCCCATTGTATCCAGTTGCGAGGATGTATCCATCTTTTACCGCTACAGCTCCCACCCTTAATCTTGGGCAGGTAGCCCTCAGGGAAACAAGCTTTGCTATAAGCATAAAGTATTCGTCTTTTGTTGGTCGAATTTTCTTAATTTTTTCCGCCTTTTTCTTGTCCAAGAATATTTCTATTGTCATGTTTTTTACTCAAAATGGCTCCTTTATAAAAATTAACTAAACTCGAAGATTCTATACATATCCACGATTGCCATTATTCTTGCTATCCTCT
It encodes:
- the gdhA gene encoding glutamate dehydrogenase: MVEQDPYEIVIKQLERAAQYMEISEEALEFLKRPQRIVEVSIPVEMDDGTVKVFTGFRVQHNWARGPTKGGIRWHPEETLSTVKALAAWMTWKTAVMDLPYGGGKGGIIVDPKKLSDREKERLARGYIRAIYDVISPYEDIPAPDVYTNPQIMAWMMDEYETISRRKTPAFGIITGKPLSIGGSLGRIEATARGASYTIREAAKVLGWDDLKGKTIAIQGYGNAGYYLAKIMSEDFGMKVVAVSDSKGGIYNPDGLNADEVLKWKKEHGSVKDFPGATNITNEELLELEVDVLAPAAIEEVITKKNADNIKAKIVAEVANGPVTPEADEILFEKGILQIPDFLCNAGGVTVSYFEWVQNITGYYWTIEEVREKLDKKMTKAFYDVYNTAKEKNIHMRDAAYVVAVQRVYQAMLDRGWVKH
- the lrpA gene encoding HTH-type transcriptional regulator LrpA, producing the protein MIDERDKIILDILVKDARTPFTEIAKRLGISETAVRKRVKALEEKGIIEGYTIRLNPKKLGYSLVTITGVDTRPEKLFEVAEKLKEFDFVRELYLSSGDHMIMAIIWARDGEDLADIISNKIGKIDGVTKVCPAIILERLK
- a CDS encoding gamma carbonic anhydrase family protein; translation: MVVYELNGKKPKIHPTAFVDENAVVIGDVVLEEKTSVWPSAVLRGDIEQIYIGKYSNVQDNVSIHTSHGLPTEIGEYVTIGHNAVVHGAKVGNYVIIGMGAVILDGAKIGDHVIIGAGALVPPNKEIPDYSLVIGIPGKVVRQLTEEEIEWTKKNAEIYMELAEKHMRGRKRT
- the uppS gene encoding polyprenyl diphosphate synthase gives rise to the protein MIYRILSHVPHILFKPAYDLYEKYLLEKVKSGNLPKHVAIIMDGNRRWARKHEKPPWYGHFFGSKKLEEIVEWCHELGIRILTVYAFSTENFKRSKEEVNKLMQLFEEKFRELVRDKRVHEYGIRVNVIGRKELLPKNVREAAEEAERVTRKYNNYVLNIALAYGGRSEIVDAVKEIVKDVMDGKLDIQDIDEELLKKYLYVPNIPDPDIVIRTGGEVRISNFLLYQIAYSELFFVDVYFPEFRKIDFLRIIREYQKRERRFGR
- a CDS encoding deoxycytidylate deaminase, encoding MTIEIFLDKKKAEKIKKIRPTKDEYFMLIAKLVSLRATCPRLRVGAVAVKDGYILATGYNGAPRNMDHCVDVGCILVDGHCHRAVHAEQNVIAMAARKGISLEGATLYVTHFPCDTCFKLLINAGIKEIVYEEMYPNKVTEMLLKEAQEKGIIKIRQFKLSKERVRQFLEELFPEFCGGCKEKNDC